The nucleotide window TGTCGCTGACTCCCATCGCGTTTGCCGCCCACCAGAGCTGGGGACTCATGGTGCCCGCAGTCCTGGCGGTTGCGGTCGTGGCGGTGGACGCCACCACGCTGGGTGGTGATATCCCCTACCTCGGCTGGCTGAACTACCTGCTGTGCTGGGGCATGTTTTACCAGCTCGGAATCGCTTGGCACGGAGGATTATTGACCGGTCGGCGCGCCGTTTTGCTTGCCGTCACATCGGCGGCCGCACTGGCACTGTTGATCTGGATCGGCCCCTATCCGGCCAGCATGATCGGGGTTCCCGGACAGGAGGTGCAAAACACGACGCCCCCCTCGGTGGCGATGCTGGCATTCGGCAGCGTGCAGGCCGGAATCGCAGTGACCGTTGGGCCAGCCCTCAACCGCCTGCTGCGTTCCGATCTGGCACGCCGGCTGCTCTCGGCCGCCAACAACAACGTGATGGCGCTTTACCTCTGGCACATGGTCCCCGTGGTGATCGTGGCGATCGTGGCCTACCCGGCCGGGTGGTTGCCGCAACCAGAGCAGGGAACCATGGCGTGGTGGCTGGCCCGGTTGGAATGGGAAGTCGTCCTGAGCCTGGTCACGGCCGTCGAGATGGTCCTGCTCTGGTGGCTACGAAGTATTTTTGCGGCCCCACTGCCAACGTTTCGAATACCACTATCCGGCCGATGGACCGAGCCGGTCATGCTGCTCGGTGCGGCCATGTCTGCCTACTTCCTGTGGTTCGTCGCCACCGCGGGCTTTGCTCCGTCCGGCAGCTTTCCGTGGCGACACCTCTTGATTTTCGCCGCCGGGTTGCTGCTAGTGGCGTGTCGGCCCGCAACCGTCAGCAGGCCGTCGATAGACGCTACCC belongs to Mycobacterium basiliense and includes:
- a CDS encoding acyltransferase family protein → MGHANTARPVRDLAVDFYRVSGVVLIVLGHWLAGSVTYDNGRFGRQNPLVDQPWTQWLTWPFQAVPVFFLVAGYAGAVSWTHHRGTGEVSRQAWIRRRLARVLGPTAVYVALISLVVAVLLSRGVPGSVLDYAGWAVAMHLWFLAVYLVVVSLTPIAFAAHQSWGLMVPAVLAVAVVAVDATTLGGDIPYLGWLNYLLCWGMFYQLGIAWHGGLLTGRRAVLLAVTSAAALALLIWIGPYPASMIGVPGQEVQNTTPPSVAMLAFGSVQAGIAVTVGPALNRLLRSDLARRLLSAANNNVMALYLWHMVPVVIVAIVAYPAGWLPQPEQGTMAWWLARLEWEVVLSLVTAVEMVLLWWLRSIFAAPLPTFRIPLSGRWTEPVMLLGAAMSAYFLWFVATAGFAPSGSFPWRHLLIFAAGLLLVACRPATVSRPSIDATPRGRTN